From one Dermacentor andersoni chromosome 1, qqDerAnde1_hic_scaffold, whole genome shotgun sequence genomic stretch:
- the LOC126516628 gene encoding putative nuclease HARBI1, which produces MRGIRSQYGETGMKLNTSAQQVIVTSVCGRQKRQYLKHPDAFDMPDDQFRRHFRLKKETVLWLCDEVAEELGGVRTSALSVERQVLCALRFFATGSFQASVGSEETIGVTQPAVSKCVRRVAEAIVHAGARNKWVHFPRTSQEKAAVKEGFLRRGSIPGVIGCVDGSLIAIIAPKGEQKAAFMCRKGYYALNTVFICDAGMRILAVDPLRPGSDHDAHVWRTTWLRRRFLEGHIAKAGEHLLGDSGYPLEPWLLTPVTGHHPIHTAEGRYNTAHAAMRSVVERCIGLLKSRFRCLQRYRALHYEPERAANIVAACAVLHNLCLDEGDVLIDDVSDDSSNSSSDDESGNPSPQRVPRVRASRIMYLRGCAARDNVIRSFGTIRQQHQHYLQRVRRRLRRQQHRQQQ; this is translated from the exons cggcagaaaaggcaatacctcAAACATCCG gatgcgtttgacatgccagacgatcagtttcggcggcactttcgcctgaagaaagaaactgtgctgtggctgtgcgacgaagtggcggaggaactcggaggcgtgagaacttcagcgctgtcggtggagcggcaagtgttgtgcgcgttgcgattcttcgcaacgggcagctttcaagcctcggtagggagcgaggagacgatcggcgtgacccagcctgcggtcagcaagtgtgtgcgacgcgtggcggaggcaatcgtccacgccggggcccgcaacaagtgggtccatttcccGAGGACGTCGCAGGAGAAGGCGGCCGTGAAGGAAGGGTTCCTTCGACGCGGCTCCattcccggcgtcatcggatgcgtggacGGCAGCCTTATAGCCATCATCGCACCGAAGGGCGAGCAGAAGGCGGCATTCATGTGCCGCAAAGGCTACTACGCCCTCAACACAGTGTTC atctgcgacgcaggcatgcggatcctcgccgtcgaccctctgcgaccggggtcAGACCACGACGCCCACGTCTGGAGAACTACGTGGTTGCGTCGTCGGTTCCTGGAGGGGCATATTGCCAAGGCCGGCGAACACCTCCTCG GTGACAGCGGCTACCCCCTGGAACCATGGCTCCTGACCCCAGTCACAGGCCACCATCCCATACACACTGCAGAAGGCAGgtacaacactgcacatgctgccatGCGGTCCGTAGTGGAGCGGTGCATTGGGCTTCTGAAGAGCCGCTTTCGCTGCCTTCAGCGGTACCGCGCCCTCCACTACGAGCCAGAACGCGCTGCCAACATCgttgcagcatgtgcagtgttgcacaACTTGTGTCTCGACGAAGGTGACGTGTTAATAGATGATGttagtgatgacagcagcaacagcagcagtgatgATGAAAGTGGCAACCCCTCCCCACAGAGAGTTCCCCGAGTGAGGGCATCACGCATAATGTACCTGAGAGGCTGTGCTGCCCGGGACAATGTTATTCGCTCATTTGGCACGAtacggcagcagcaccagcactacttgcaaagggtgcgaaggcggctgcgtcggcagcagcaccgacagcagcaaTAA